In Chrysemys picta bellii isolate R12L10 chromosome 4, ASM1138683v2, whole genome shotgun sequence, the sequence ATACATCCTAATTAAAAACATCAGTTTTAAGATGTATTAAAAGTGTTAAAAGAGGCATGGAAAGGAAAATACAAAGCATTGCTAACAGGTAAATTCTATTGTTGGAGAAAAGTGATGGTGAATCCATACAGATTTCCCAGTTCCTTTTTCTTCCACTCCACTATTGTACCCATAAAGCCCACAAGACCTCAGCACTCCattctgcagttcccattgccTTCTTATAAAACTCTATCCCTAAGTTTTAATTTTGTATTGCTTTGTAGAATTGCAGTGATTTAAAATAAAGGTACGGGCCACCTAGTTAAGAGCTATTTATGTACGTTGTCAGTACCAACAGTCTGCCTTACAAGTCATATATGCAGCTATTAGACTTTGCATAGTATCTGTATATTAAACCACAGTTCATCATGACCACCTGTGAATTCAACTGTCACattaaaaccaaaaaaataacCAAGAGAGTTTAATGCAGACATATTCAGGAGACAGACTGTACCTGGTAAAGGAAGGAGCTGAAGATTACATTTCTGTGCAATTTTCATCATCATATTCTCTTCCTCCCCACGGCAACAGTATGTCACAGCTAGGCCTAAGGTTCCTACAATACAGGGAGCGAGAGAAGAATTAGCTTGCCAGTTCCACAGATGCACCGCTTGCAGCTGCACAACCCCACAACAGTGTTTTACCAAAGCGTCCAGCTCTGCCAATCCGATGCATGTACGTTTCCCAGTCCAAAGGCACATCCAAGTTGATGACAAGATTCACCTTCTCAGCATCAATTCCACGAGAAGTCTtgaaggggaagtgggggggggggggaaacagacgTAATGGTGACTAGTCACATAAGAGATGCAGTTCATCTATCAATTCAGGAGGCCCTTCTGTAAATTCTATGTATTTCAACACACTATGTGAAAACTATAATTTCCTGGCTTGCTTAGGTTATCTAGAAATAAGTGTATAAGCACTTGGCATTGAGATGTACAACTGGAGGATCATTTGTATTACCGTGGAGGAAGAATAAGCAGATGTCTGGGTACCAAGGGAGCACATATGCTCCAAGCTTAGGAGAAATATACAGGACAGTAATATTTTTAGGTGATAGAACTTCAAGCACCGAACTGAATACAGCAAGAAGGAATAACCTTGCCCGGTCTTTTCATATTTTTAagtgtaaagaaaaaaattgtaccAAAGCCAATACTCCTGTGCTACAGACAAAAGAGATATTGCTACTGCTCTCCTTAAAATGTGAAAGAGGTGTTGTGCTGGTATCACACGAAGGAGAAAAGTAACTTCTGTTCCCCCATACCACCATCAAAAGATAGACACTTATTTCTTTGAAATTCATATAGCCTTCCAGAGCCTAATTACAAaaaggtaattaaaaataaataaatatttaaactttatgttttttaaaagactttgaaaattggttttgttttctgaAGATGAAAACTGGGTGGCAGTCTGTATGCTCCGCAGGGACAGAAAGTTGCTATTTTCAGATAAATGTTCTATAAACACTGCTAAGTCAGATCTATCTCCATCAGCTCTACAGTACATGAATTTATATTCTAGAGAACTACTTCtgctcaacaacaacaaaaaactcacTAAGTCTGTGGAAATCAGGACTCTACAATGGAACTGCTTCAATTTAGCCATAGCATCAAGACGCTGGTTCTGATTCATACTTCCTGaagaaacaaaaatgaatatttaGAAACTGAAAGAGTATTTAGGTTATTTAGCCTTGTGCTGCTCAAACCCAGGGAAAACAGGGCTCAATAAATTCTACTCCTGAAAGCTAGTGAAGTGGCATCCATCCTTCAGGCACTAATTCTAAGGCATGTTGTATCTACACCAGGAAATGGGGGTGACTGGAAAGTAGACAAATTTGAAAACATGATTAACAAAGTAGGGTATAAAATTAATCTCTTTTTGAGCTATTATCCCTTTCTCAAGTGTTTTAATAACTTGGGTAACATGGAATGCAAATAAGTTTGACTTACTAACTACCATAAAGATGCAAATGTTCTTACAGCAAGGGGAGACTACAGGAAAAGGGATTAGTGttaattacaaaataaacaaaaaaggatGGTTTTGTTATAATTGTGCTGAGCTTTGTTTTATTGGCTTCTAATTGAGAGATATTCTTAAGTGCCCAAATGCATCAAATTACTCCACACTTCTGAACATTTCAAACAAAAGAGGACTTTCCTTTCCAAATACATCAATCTGTTACAGTACTCCAAAGCATAAGTGGgattttaagcaaatatttaaaGATTCTCAGTGAACCTGCCGAAATATGAACGGTGAAACATTACCTGTAAATTATTCATATAAATGCCCCCAAGTCCCCGCTTATGTCCTGAATACTCCAATGGCTACATTTCTACTATGACTATAGGTCAGTTTTGTACAGAATTCCCATTAACAGAAGCAGTAAGTTCCAAATGCACTTGCCTGAAATGCACTCAGCAGGAAAACCTTTGGATGTCAGTACTTCAGCCAGGTGTTGAGCCCTAATACAACATATACATAAAGGTTGTAAATAAAATTACATGCTTCCAGAGTTTCTTCAAGATGACAGACTGAAGATGACTTAACAGCCTAAGCATCAGATCTGAACTTTCAACTCTTTTACAGCCAAAGATTAAAATTCCAGCAGTTGTCTCAGCCATTCATCTTGTTAAGTTAGGTACAGTGACACTTTGCAATTTTGCAACTGATGGATCTTTCAGCTTCGACTTAAAAAATCAAGTGTGCACAGACATTAGTTCCCACAGCACTCAGGTAAATGCAGAAATTGCCCTGTCAAAATTCTCCCCTACCCCTACACTCGCTTAGTACTATGTACCACGGTTCAAGCTGCAGCCCTGCGTTCCAGAAACGGTAGCATTTCGGAGTTGAAATTTGCATGCAGGTTGTGTAGTACTTTGGGCTCtttatgaaaagtgctataaaaatggAATATATTATGCCCACTGTTCACAGACATCTGCAAACATCATATGGTTAGTTTTAAGAAGTTCTTGTTACCTGCTATGCAGATTTGAGAAGACCAAGGCCTGATTAAATGGAATCTTGCTGAAGAGCTCCTGCAAGTGCTGCGCCTTCTCCTCAAAAGTCTTATGAGGAAGTGAATGAGAATTCACAATTTTGTAATATTGCTTCAGCCCTGTGCAAGAAATCAAAGCATGGTAAGGTTAACAGTACAAAAAATTCACATAAAACTAGCAATGAATTGGTATTAAAAAGTTGATTCAAATATGTAGTTGTAGCTAGAATAAGAATATTAAAGAACTTGGAAATATTAGTTAACCAATATCACCACATGCTGAATTGGAATCTGGAAGgctatttttctttaaagtttgGAATCTTTTCTTGAAGCTATGGAAAAAAGATAACCCACAACAGAGAGAAAAATAACCACTCTCCCATCATAGATACTTTGGCTAAGAAAAGTTTGGGTATAAGCACTCTTTTGAACAAATCATGTAATCTATAAATAAAAGTGATAAACCgagtattttgaaaaaaaaaaattttttggttTTATTAATTATACTCGTAGCTCAATGTTAAATATATTCAGATTTTATTTGCCTAAAAACATTAAAGTTATGGATGTGCAACTTATACATACCAATGAGACTTGGGTCAGTGGGGTTCAACCTCACAAAGGTAGGGTCTCTCATGTACCTGGTCAAAGCATTAGCCAATGATTCAGGGTAGGTAGCAGAAACAGCCAGCATCTGTTTGTTGGCTGGCAAAGAAGAATAAATCCAGCTAAGAGAAAGTAAGATATTGAAAGTGAATGTATCCCACATAATGCATATTTTAGAGCTGAAAGATTCTGCATGTTAAAACTACTGCTAGGCTTATGAGAGAAACACTAGTATTTTTCTTACTTGACTTGTTCCTGGAAGCTGCCTTCTTCCAGAAGCTTGTCAGCTTCATCAAGAATGAAAAGGCGGATACTGGCTGTATTCAGACAGTCCAATTCTATGAGTTGCTTTATTCGACCTACATGATAAAAGAGAAGTGAGACACTTGAGctccaaaaatatttatgaaaaaaatctgGTTGAGACAAGACAAGACACTATCTGTTGCAAATCAAAGACTCGTTACCTAACCCACTTattaaataaatcttttttaaaaagcatatttaGACTAATCATTCACTAAAAATACTTCTCTGGTCTAATTTTGTTTTGCTTCAGGCTTTGAAACTGTCCCCTGTGACTATAGGACAAGAATTCAAGAGTGCGTTTATGTACCAAATATTGTTCTGTTGAAAAGTGTGTCACTGAATTGTGACTAAAGTATAGTGAAGTGTGCTCTTACCTGGAGAGCCTACAGCTATGTGACACTTTTTTAGTCTCATTTTGTCTTGGTTCAAAGGAGTCCCTCCGATGAAGACATGACATTCCAAGCCCTCCATTTTGATTCCAATAGTTGTGATAACAGCATGAATCTGCACTGCAATTTCTCTTGTAGGAGCTAAGACCAGGAtctgaaataataaaaaagttgGCTTTGAAGGGACAGTGATGGTTCAGTGAATTAAATGCAGTCTTTCACCTCTACACCACTGCTTTAACTACAGCTTAGGTGGCCAGCGACAAAGTTTTTACCATCAGCTGTTTCATGACTTGTGTAACACTCGTTGGAAGTCAAGTCCTTAGTGGACaggtcctcccacccccaaatcaaTAAGTTGAGACTGAATTCCTTCGGCCCCCATAAAAGTAGACTTGAGGCATTTTGATAGAATGGTATAGGTGGAAGTCTACCATCACAGTCCATGATATACTTGTCCTAAGAAAATATTTCTATCACTGAACTTGTCGAGCCAACAAGATGCTTTTTTTGTGCTTTCAAGCCTAAAAATGACCAACAAGGGAGGCGTGGGTGTTCCCCTtatgccccccccccatatttaCTTCATTATAACCTATCAAGCAATCTACTACTAACACAGATTACAAAGTAAATCAACAGCTCCACAGCACTAAATTCTTACTAGGAGCTTCTGGCATCAAGGCACTGAGATTTAACAGTAAAATACATGATGCACTTCATTCAACTGTAGACAGCCACACAGCCCCCAGATTAAATTGACCAATATCCTGTCCTGTATATGGAGCTTAGTGTAAAACCTGGGGTCTGAGTGATGATCTCTTTGGTTATTCAGATACCTTGGTCAAGGACCTGGAGACGTCCCCAGGCCACTACAAACCACCACATCTTCAGGGCTCTCACCTGGGTTGCCGGGTTTTCCAGTATGAGGGAATCGAGGGCAATGGTCGAGAACACACAGGTTTTGCCAGTGCCAGATTTTGCCTGCACAATGAGATCTGAAAGGGGTTGAAGGGCCCAAGTCAGGCAGCAGCCGGAACAGGGTCACCCAAGTGATGCACAGTTATTAGGGGCTTTGCAGACTCCCtgcacagggacaggagcagagtcTCTACCAATCTCTCCTTCCCTTGAGAAGCAAACCACAGGCCCCAGCTCCAGAacccgaccccccccccgacccctgaGGGAGGGGCCCTGTTCCCGAcccccccccatgggggcccCCCGCTCCCGAACCCGACCCTCCCCATGGGGGCCCCCCGCTCCCGAACCCGACCCCCCCCATGGGGGCCCCCACTCCCGAACCCGACCCGACCCCCCCATGGGGGCTACCCGCTCCCGAACCCGACCCGacccccccccatgggggctaCCCGCTCCCGAACCCGTCCCGCCCCAGCCTCAcccaaccccctccagcccctgcaccGCCACAGCCCCCGCGCCCCCCTCACCCAGGCCGCAGCGCCCCAGCGGAATGGCCTTCAGCTGCACCGGGGAAGGCCTCAAGAACCCGGCGGCCTCCAGCCCCGCCAGCACCGGGGCCGACAGCAGCAGCGACCCGAAGTCCGCCGGGCCTCCAGGGATCAGCACGTCCCGCGTGCGAAGCCGGGGCTCGGCGGGAGCCGGC encodes:
- the DDX20 gene encoding probable ATP-dependent RNA helicase DDX20 isoform X1, producing the protein MMAAPVSAPPAPAEPRLRTRDVLIPGGPADFGSLLLSAPVLAGLEAAGFLRPSPVQLKAIPLGRCGLDLIVQAKSGTGKTCVFSTIALDSLILENPATQILVLAPTREIAVQIHAVITTIGIKMEGLECHVFIGGTPLNQDKMRLKKCHIAVGSPGRIKQLIELDCLNTASIRLFILDEADKLLEEGSFQEQVNWIYSSLPANKQMLAVSATYPESLANALTRYMRDPTFVRLNPTDPSLIGLKQYYKIVNSHSLPHKTFEEKAQHLQELFSKIPFNQALVFSNLHSRAQHLAEVLTSKGFPAECISGSMNQNQRLDAMAKLKQFHCRVLISTDLTSRGIDAEKVNLVINLDVPLDWETYMHRIGRAGRFGTLGLAVTYCCRGEEENMMMKIAQKCNLQLLPLPEPVPTGLMEQFAQWDVEVTAIAHADASVNAHILTHKRPEESVHHTHINSCAQIPQCDPAVTGENSSVSRPRRVSKQKQLLKGCPDHANTEKTSKSPKTLNFNTQQRNQMATACKTTEQNVDQHLDKETLKNTLPKIPCLSSFKNPQPPIPWSFAEFVEDYEYFIKEGLEKRVEIIRSYTGPGEQYQHPKNGAFEKKGMEETMHSVADNVSFGDTDSDSNSYSSRASSHSRGNKSYFEASSDTQERGSDVLIIDQAPLNYSQSVSCSMGPVEHQQMPQIQKHSQVKKKVVKQNSKRCKKSRHQQFPSPPKRGAQKDCSYSTQDESSPGFPYETQNYEEYWKSYYRTWQSYYASHSYYRKFHRQFNWMTAYHANSVYLQELLKSDW
- the DDX20 gene encoding probable ATP-dependent RNA helicase DDX20 isoform X2; its protein translation is MMAAPVSAPPAPAEPRLRTRDVLIPGGPADFGSLLLSAPVLAGLEAAGFLRPSPVQLKAIPLGRCGLDLIVQAKSGTGKTCVFSTIALDSLILENPATQILVLAPTREIAVQIHAVITTIGIKMEGLECHVFIGGTPLNQDKMRLKKCHIAVGSPGRIKQLIELDCLNTASIRLFILDEADKLLEEGSFQEQVNWIYSSLPANKQMLAVSATYPESLANALTRYMRDPTFVRLNPTDPSLIGLKQYYKIVNSHSLPHKTFEEKAQHLQELFSKIPFNQALVFSNLHSRAQHLAEVLTSKGFPAECISGNMNQNQRLDAMAKLKQFHCRVLISTDLTSRGIDAEKVNLVINLDVPLDWETYMHRIGRAGRFGTLGLAVTYCCRGEEENMMMKIAQKCNLQLLPLPEPVPTGLMEQFAQWDVEVTAIAHADASVNAHILTHKRPEESVHHTHINSCAQIPQCDPAVTGENSSVSRPRRVSKQKQLLKGCPDHANTEKTSKSPKTLNFNTQQRNQMATACKTTEQNVDQHLDKETLKNTLPKIPCLSSFKNPQPPIPWSFAEFVEDYEYFIKEGLEKRVEIIRSYTGPGEQYQHPKNGAFEKKGMEETMHSVADNVSFGDTDSDSNSYSSRASSHSRGNKSYFEASSDTQERGSDVLIIDQAPLNYSQSVSCSMGPVEHQQMPQIQKHSQVKKKVVKQNSKRCKKSRHQQFPSPPKRGAQKDCSYSTQDESSPGFPYETQNYEEYWKSYYRTWQSYYASHSYYRKFHRQFNWMTAYHANSVYLQELLKSDW